The Akkermansia sp. N21116 genome includes a region encoding these proteins:
- a CDS encoding DEAD/DEAH box helicase: MALNPDRATLNFLNAFPEDVRARGEKLQKDGAVTQIFGNHLFIQGRVEDEHGIHRVSLRLQGNRWFGSCSTDDASVAGAAMYATMMERMYRGQDLPESPNELNDVPLLDILEEKLKRELDDKEAEYVTKLEKRYRRFAIEQEIHDHDMVRLNPRWEITTYEPLELWPVPPTNILEFWNYIAYAFSKRRLPFPSFMEAVTNLEKVQSKIHAWERDREVGIWYDRIQSINERPPQPPREDFYMRLVSTINEGHFEYRYNLKQEWIPLREKSDMDHIVDAYQRAALKMDVQSELLLKMLIEYVEQEGSLVLDLDLESACGLMNRLFHQSALKGYLVNLDENYFKVVTEPLQWVCHDDPINPDCFALQLVTSGGINVSHSVRQLPGLQELYQSDETVFPGPPRWLETTEVEPRYSIPKQVIDSLEGVEFLRKIGASLPQSMEERVVDIEMMGSFKMKIVRGLTSAETEHVLCEVTASDNLGRRVEKMGKDGWEVTHQEPMRDKVLLRFIREHLYSIPGLLEEMGFSYDPQVDAFKARVTKQFPEKFAEWAKVLPSDLTVEMDEKLKTLLADPVAAAIRFEVVNQEIDWFDLRIVIDVEGVELSKEQIRALVAARGGYVRMDDGGWMRLEIKLDNDQRDAVTRLGLDPFDLSGETHRMHAMQLADPKAAEVFDPRAWKRIKDRTAEIKIDVKPDVPSELQATLRPYQVEGFQFLAYLATNGFGGILADDMGLGKTIQSIAYILWLRHDFVDRQKGRKKVKLPPVLIVCPKSVLDVWAGEAQKFAPNIRVLVIRSKDQAVVDDILANYDMVVVNYAQLRVCGENLNSIKWLTVILDEGQQIKNPDSKAAKAAREITSYNRLVLSGTPIENRLLDMWSLMAFSMPGVLGSRAYFKKRFDKRKDPQSQTRLAARLKPFLLRRTKSQVARDLPPRTEEEVFAKMEGIQNQLYKAELRRIQKALLGIDSDESVKKNSFAILQGLMRLRQICCHPGLIDAKYAKEESAKLNALFYLLDQLREEGHKVLVFSQFVSMLEIIKNRLESEARPLNYLTGQTKDRKGEIERFQTSKEPSVFLLSLKAGGAGLNLTSASYVVLYDPWWNPAVESQAIDRTHRIGQKNKVIAYRLLTKDSVEEKIRILQHQKNQLVANVLGDEGFASTLGIDDLNFILNHGDEEEG; the protein is encoded by the coding sequence ATGGCTCTTAATCCAGACCGCGCGACGCTCAATTTCCTGAATGCATTCCCAGAGGATGTGCGGGCGCGTGGCGAAAAATTACAGAAAGATGGCGCCGTAACGCAAATTTTCGGAAACCATCTCTTTATTCAAGGCCGCGTGGAGGATGAACATGGAATCCACCGTGTAAGCCTTCGTTTGCAGGGGAACCGCTGGTTCGGATCCTGTTCGACGGACGATGCTTCCGTAGCGGGAGCGGCGATGTATGCGACGATGATGGAGCGTATGTACCGCGGTCAGGATCTCCCCGAATCCCCAAATGAACTTAACGATGTTCCTCTTCTGGATATTCTCGAAGAGAAGCTGAAACGCGAACTGGATGACAAGGAAGCCGAATATGTCACCAAGCTCGAAAAGCGCTACCGCCGGTTCGCCATTGAGCAGGAAATCCATGATCACGACATGGTGCGTCTGAATCCCCGCTGGGAAATTACGACTTACGAACCGTTGGAACTCTGGCCGGTGCCTCCTACCAACATTCTGGAATTCTGGAACTACATCGCCTATGCATTCAGTAAGAGGCGGCTTCCGTTCCCGAGTTTCATGGAAGCCGTGACAAATCTGGAAAAGGTGCAGAGTAAAATCCATGCATGGGAACGTGATCGCGAAGTTGGAATTTGGTATGATCGTATCCAATCCATTAACGAACGCCCGCCGCAGCCTCCGCGTGAAGATTTCTACATGCGCCTTGTCTCGACGATTAACGAAGGGCATTTCGAGTACCGCTACAATTTGAAACAGGAATGGATTCCTCTCCGTGAAAAATCGGACATGGATCATATCGTCGATGCGTATCAGCGTGCCGCCCTGAAAATGGATGTTCAGTCGGAATTGCTGCTGAAGATGCTGATTGAGTATGTGGAGCAGGAAGGTTCCCTCGTACTGGATTTGGATTTGGAATCGGCCTGTGGCCTGATGAACAGGCTTTTCCATCAAAGCGCCCTGAAAGGGTATCTCGTCAATCTGGATGAAAATTACTTCAAGGTTGTGACGGAGCCTCTCCAGTGGGTATGCCATGACGATCCGATTAATCCGGATTGTTTTGCTTTGCAACTGGTGACGTCCGGCGGAATCAATGTATCTCACTCCGTCCGTCAGCTTCCGGGGCTTCAGGAGTTGTACCAATCGGACGAAACTGTTTTCCCCGGTCCTCCCCGATGGTTGGAAACCACGGAAGTAGAACCGCGTTATTCTATCCCCAAACAGGTGATCGACAGTCTCGAAGGGGTTGAATTTCTCCGGAAAATCGGAGCTTCCCTGCCACAGAGCATGGAAGAACGTGTGGTCGACATTGAGATGATGGGAAGCTTCAAGATGAAGATTGTCCGCGGGTTGACATCGGCAGAAACGGAACATGTCCTTTGCGAAGTGACGGCGTCCGACAATCTGGGACGTCGTGTCGAAAAAATGGGCAAGGACGGTTGGGAGGTCACCCACCAGGAACCGATGAGAGACAAGGTGCTTCTTCGTTTCATCCGGGAACATCTTTATTCCATTCCTGGTCTTCTGGAGGAAATGGGCTTCTCTTACGATCCTCAGGTGGATGCCTTCAAAGCTCGTGTAACCAAGCAGTTCCCGGAAAAATTTGCCGAATGGGCCAAAGTGCTTCCCTCGGATCTTACCGTGGAAATGGATGAAAAGCTCAAGACTCTGCTGGCTGATCCGGTGGCGGCTGCGATTCGCTTTGAAGTCGTCAATCAGGAAATTGACTGGTTTGATCTTCGTATTGTTATTGACGTAGAAGGAGTTGAATTATCCAAGGAACAGATTAGAGCTCTTGTTGCCGCTCGCGGCGGCTATGTTCGTATGGATGATGGGGGATGGATGCGTCTGGAAATCAAGCTGGATAACGACCAGCGCGATGCAGTGACTCGTCTTGGTCTGGATCCTTTCGATCTTTCCGGAGAAACTCACCGCATGCATGCCATGCAGCTGGCCGATCCGAAGGCGGCGGAAGTGTTTGATCCCCGTGCCTGGAAGCGAATCAAAGACCGTACTGCCGAGATTAAAATCGATGTGAAGCCTGATGTCCCCTCTGAACTTCAGGCAACCTTGCGTCCTTATCAGGTGGAAGGGTTCCAATTCCTGGCCTATTTGGCAACCAACGGCTTCGGTGGTATTCTTGCTGACGACATGGGCTTGGGTAAGACGATTCAGTCGATTGCTTATATCCTGTGGCTGCGTCATGACTTTGTCGACAGGCAGAAGGGACGTAAAAAAGTTAAATTGCCACCTGTTTTGATTGTTTGCCCGAAATCCGTGCTAGATGTGTGGGCGGGTGAAGCGCAGAAGTTTGCTCCGAATATTCGCGTCCTTGTGATTCGTAGCAAGGATCAGGCTGTGGTGGATGACATTCTTGCCAACTACGACATGGTTGTTGTCAACTACGCTCAGTTGCGCGTATGCGGGGAAAATCTCAATTCCATCAAGTGGCTTACCGTGATTCTTGACGAAGGCCAGCAGATTAAGAATCCCGACTCCAAGGCTGCCAAGGCTGCCAGGGAAATCACGTCGTACAATCGCTTGGTTCTTTCCGGCACGCCGATTGAAAACCGCCTGCTTGACATGTGGTCTCTTATGGCCTTCTCCATGCCGGGAGTTCTCGGATCTCGCGCTTACTTCAAGAAACGTTTTGACAAACGCAAGGATCCGCAAAGCCAGACTCGTCTGGCGGCACGCTTGAAGCCTTTCCTCTTGCGTCGTACCAAATCCCAGGTTGCCCGAGATCTTCCGCCGAGAACGGAAGAAGAAGTGTTTGCCAAGATGGAAGGTATCCAGAACCAGCTCTACAAGGCGGAATTGCGCCGAATTCAGAAGGCCTTGCTGGGAATAGACTCCGATGAATCGGTTAAAAAGAACAGCTTTGCCATTCTCCAGGGATTAATGCGCCTTCGTCAGATTTGCTGCCATCCGGGCTTGATAGATGCCAAGTATGCCAAGGAAGAGAGCGCCAAACTCAACGCTCTTTTCTACCTGCTGGATCAGTTGCGTGAGGAAGGGCACAAGGTGCTTGTGTTCTCCCAGTTCGTTTCCATGCTGGAAATCATCAAGAACAGGCTCGAATCCGAAGCGCGTCCTCTCAACTATCTTACTGGTCAGACTAAGGACCGAAAGGGAGAAATCGAACGCTTCCAGACTTCCAAGGAACCTTCCGTTTTCCTCCTATCCCTCAAGGCTGGCGGTGCCGGTTTGAACCTGACTTCCGCGTCCTATGTTGTCCTGTACGATCCGTGGTGGAATCCCGCCGTGGAAAGTCAGGCTATCGACCGTACGCACCGAATCGGCCAGAAGAACAAGGTTATCGCCTACCGGCTTTTGACGAAGGATTCCGTTGAAGAGAAGATCCGTATTCTCCAGCACCAGAAGAACCAGCTTGTTGCCAACGTCCTGGGAGACGAAGGATTTGCTTCTACTCTGGGTATAGACGACCTCAACTTCATTCTTAACCACGGGGACGAAGAAGAAGGTTAA
- the hflX gene encoding GTPase HflX has translation MFEVREKPQKVERALLVSIYFNEKDLPETRAMLEELDDLVSNLDIQVVGKELVRSREIHAKFLCGTGKAQEICDLAHSLDVDCVVFDNMLAPSQQREWERLIDVCVIDREEVILDIFAQRARTREATLQVDLARMQYSLPRMARMWAHLDRQGGGSGGGKGGSGAARGEGEKQIEVDRRLARSRIEAIQKELEDVRRQRATQRKDRERQGMPTAAIVGYTNAGKSSLLSFVSGADVMAKDMLFATLDTTTRKISLPDGQALLLTDTVGFIRNLPHRLVEAFKSTLEEAVLADFLIQVVDVSDPDAYRHFETTLEVLAELGAVDKPMVVVFNKLDKLEESVRCETAETLARKMQMPTVSMSVRESWGMDDFMEACVEMLSHRVHTSIYKIPQYRSDLVAVMHREGKVLSTEYEENDIIVQAILPRALDSKLDDWKV, from the coding sequence ATGTTTGAAGTTAGAGAAAAACCGCAGAAAGTGGAACGAGCATTGCTTGTTTCCATTTATTTCAACGAGAAGGATTTGCCTGAAACTCGGGCAATGCTGGAAGAATTGGACGATCTTGTTTCCAATCTGGATATTCAGGTCGTTGGCAAGGAGCTTGTCCGTTCACGGGAAATCCATGCCAAGTTTTTATGTGGTACAGGCAAGGCTCAGGAAATCTGTGATCTGGCTCATTCCCTTGACGTGGACTGTGTAGTTTTCGACAATATGCTGGCTCCGTCCCAGCAACGCGAATGGGAACGCCTCATCGACGTATGCGTTATCGACCGTGAAGAAGTGATTCTTGATATCTTTGCCCAGCGTGCCCGCACTCGCGAAGCGACCCTGCAGGTAGATTTGGCAAGGATGCAATATTCCCTGCCAAGAATGGCTCGCATGTGGGCGCATCTGGACAGACAGGGCGGTGGCTCCGGCGGAGGAAAGGGGGGCTCTGGCGCTGCTCGTGGCGAAGGTGAAAAGCAGATCGAAGTAGATCGTCGGCTGGCTCGTTCCCGTATTGAGGCTATTCAAAAGGAACTGGAAGATGTCAGACGCCAGCGTGCAACCCAGCGCAAGGATCGCGAACGACAGGGGATGCCGACGGCTGCCATTGTGGGTTACACCAATGCGGGCAAGTCTTCCTTGCTCAGTTTTGTATCCGGAGCGGACGTTATGGCGAAGGATATGCTCTTTGCAACGCTGGATACGACGACCAGAAAGATATCGCTGCCTGATGGGCAAGCTCTTTTGCTGACCGATACAGTCGGATTTATCCGCAATCTTCCCCATCGGCTGGTGGAAGCCTTCAAATCGACTCTGGAAGAAGCCGTTTTGGCGGATTTCCTGATTCAGGTGGTCGATGTATCCGATCCGGATGCTTACCGGCATTTTGAGACGACTCTTGAGGTTCTTGCCGAGCTGGGTGCTGTGGACAAACCTATGGTTGTCGTGTTCAACAAACTGGACAAGCTGGAGGAATCCGTCCGTTGCGAAACCGCAGAAACCCTGGCCCGGAAAATGCAGATGCCTACGGTATCCATGTCCGTACGTGAATCCTGGGGAATGGATGACTTCATGGAGGCATGTGTGGAAATGCTTTCCCATCGCGTTCATACCTCCATTTATAAAATTCCTCAATACCGTAGTGATCTTGTGGCGGTTATGCATCGTGAAGGCAAGGTCCTAAGTACGGAATACGAGGAGAACGACATCATCGTCCAGGCCATTTTGCCGAGAGCTCTGGATAGTAAACTGGATGACTGGAAGGTTTAA